ACAGTGACAGCTACTGAAATCAAAAACTGTGTCTGGCCACCTGTTTTCTATACagaatgctgattttttttttttgcttccgtGTAGAAACACAAGTCTACGCAGAGATGAATTTCAGAGAGTATTTCAACTTGCCATTCATGCTGTCAATCAATGTTTCCTCTTTCGAGTGTCCTACGAATGGCTTAGAGTGGAGCTGATATATTGTCTAAGGTGTCTTCGGAGGTATTTTAGCCTCAGTTCAAGCCTTATTGATTCTTCATGTTGCTATTCATACCAGTAGACTCAGCTTCACCTCAACAgtctgaactgaactgaattttAAACCGACAGGCTTCATTTCCTGCAACAGCCTTCTTCAGGAGCACTCCAGAGCAGTGGACACATGATATGTCTGAGTCTTCATCCTCTGCTTCATCTCTCTGATCATCTGACACACAGCCACAGGGTAACAGCAGTACACTGTGATCCAGTCCTCACAAACGTTGCCCTGtgagaaaacacacacatgcatgcttaATTGTAAGCACAGGAACAGCTTAGGTGTAAGTGTGGAAATGTCAAACACAAATACAGGTTTGACAATGGACCTTCAAAATGGTATTTATTTTAACAATGCACAATAAAGTGCCGACCAAATTCCTTGGAAGTGTTCATGTGCTGTTCAGGTTGTAGAAAATGGAATCACTATCCTGCATGCACACATAATAAATATCTTTCGGACATTtgtgatgtcatttcatgacatttTAGTGGCATAATCATTTAATTATGCCAATTATACATCATCAATATATATTTTGGATTATCTCTCTAGCCCAATTGGTTGAGGAAATTtcctggaaaatgtgttttctgCACAATTATGAggtcattgttgggaaagtgtaggaacacggacccacaacagggggcgcaaatgaacggacaatggagtaagtcaaataacaacgctttactgttgtgaatgtgcacaacgaatacaaccaatcacagaaatggacaacagtcaatttacaaaagtgtcgtgtgggcaggctcgaagataggagacgcctctccaaggtaagaccggtaccacacggcttcctccgccacaggaccccgggtatactggagccgccaagtcccgaactcccaggtggccactgcctccgcgtgtcggacctggtactgctggcgaggaacaaaaacacaattaaaggtgggcgcgtttgcacccagtaatccacacggcaggaaagctacctccacctctcgttggaaaaaaaggtctgttatcactcacaaaagtcacaaaaggttactgtcaagcagtcagctgagaatattaccttccaggtagaacgatatctcggcaatgaggtggagatgccgtcctgctgatataccccactgatgattgccgtcagctgtctcaggtgatgggtgacagctgtcaccgaggctgctcccgtgaggcggcggcgccctctggtgcctggagcccgcactccaggcagggcgccctctggtggtggtgggccagcagtacctcctcttcagcggcccacacaacagtcatttTACAATGTGTTTGTATCACAACAGCGCTTGTGACATTTGATGACAAATGATAAGCTGATCAATATATCCTTTGGGTCACATCTCTATCCCTACTGGTTCCTGTGTAGATaatgtaaatttatttattttattttttcacaactgtaagttctgATTGTCAGGAGACATTCTGTCCTTCTGACAAACTTTCACATTTTAAAACTAAAGAACCGTAAAAGTCTCAAAACTAAATTTTTATACTTTAAATACTGAGGTCAAAGCACTGTGTGCCAAAATCATGCATTTATGACATGTATAATTCCCCTTTTtattgaattttgggtttcaagtagaaaatgtaccagaagctctgaaatgctcacatctccCACTAGATGGTGCCAAAAGTTGCCCAAATGTGCAACAAGGTCTTGATTGTTTCTGAAGTTGTTTAGTCTGATGGTCAAGAATGGGCACATGGATGGCCACTAGGTCTCTGAAGTACTTATTACACAGAATTCAAGCTGTGTCATTTCATGTAAATCCAAGATGTTCAACGACTTGTTCAACGACCTGTTGTGTCCTTGTAACACAACAGGTCTCCCAGGGGTGGTGCAGGGCTACTGGAGGTAGGTGGGTGGGCTAAATTGTACTACTCCAGGTGTATTGTGAAACttatctatcccctgacttgtgctTTTCAAAGTTACCTtgcataaaagtaagtcccttcagctgctcccttgttttgaaatcagggtcgccacagcaaatccatgctggatctgcatgttaatttgacacaagttttacaccagatgctctttgTGATGCAACACAACATTATAAATGTggtgaaatgtggcaagggtggggtttgaaccaggaaccagccacactgaaaccaagtgcactattgCTACTCAATTTTAAAACGTGAAAATCTTTGGCTAAATACTTCTGTTGATTCCATATTTCATTTTTGTACAATGTAAGCACAAAAAACATCTGTATTACTGTGTCGCTGGATGAAGTGGGTGCAGAAACGCATTGAAAACTGGcaaggggaggtgatagtctagtggttaaggcattgggcttgagcccaacgccttaaccacctcggttcaaatcccaacctgactggaaaatcccctattaatcccctattgctcccggtgtgtagtgagcaccttgtatggcagcaccctcacaacggggtgaatgtgaggcattatttgtaaagctctttgagcgtctgatgcagatggaaaagcgctacataaatgcagtccatttaccatttaccattcataATGCTGTGGTGATTGCGGAATCAGTGGATcccctgactgcagcacttgagaagctgagagaggaaactggagcatcAGGGTTTCGGATTGTCCTGAATCAAAACTAAGGCTATATCTGAATATGCATACTACAACACTACCCGTCACAAATTTGGGCACACCTTTCCATTCAGCTGAATGCGGTGTGTCCTTTCCGTTAAATTTTGTCGCACTGTGTAAAATAGTACAAATGTTCACGTCATCCACAGATTTACACTCACCCACCCGTATTTTATACCGCTCCCTGATTCCGACTCGCATGGCAAACGTGGTCCCCGGTAGgacaggcagacacagacacTCCCCGTACTGGTGAGCCAGACTCAGCTCTAAGCAACAAGGCATCAAAGTTCCAACAATACCTACAAACAAAGACATGGGttagtgtgtgggtgtgggtgtgtgtctctgcagaggtcagaatcagcaaaGCAATTATGGAAGTTTTTCAGCTATCAAGTATTGTATGATGACAGATattatgtaaaaataaatatgcaCAGATGTTCAGGTGAAAGGTTCATAAACATGAAAATAGGTGCTGATGTTGTAGAAATGAATCTAGATTTTGGAGCTGTGTGCTCATACATGTGGTCTTATCTCTGCAGATGTCAAAGAGGCCCGTGCTCCAGTCTCCTCCTGTCTGTGTGATGGTGGTGATGGTTGTCTTGGTGACACCAAGGCCGGGCTGCGTGACAACTGGGTTGTTGTTTGAACCCCAGTTATCATTGCTCTGCAGAATGAAGTCCCTCATTCCCTGACATTCAAATGTTGAGGCTTTGGTGACTGACAGCCCTGGTCTGAAATTAGATTTTGATtataaaagaaagaaattaaagtATAGTGTCAACGGATGAATTACCAACCCTCAGGgataatacagttgtgctcaaaagtttacatacccaggCAGAAGTTTTGGTttcttggccatttttcagagaatattaatgataacacaaaagttttcactcatagttagtggttgggtgaagccatttattgttaaacaactgtgtttactctttttaaatcatagtgACAAAAGAAACTACCCAATTGACCctgatcaaatgtttacataccctgttctactgactacttcgcagatttcagcTATCgccggttatttttagaacgtaactcctgcaatAAACAAGGGAtcgctgtatatgataaaatcattatcaagttgttcaatgaatatggctttttacacccttcagaaaaccatacaacatttatcatttataggtatatgataaaatcgttatcaagttgttcaccaatgaatatgggttTTACACCCTTGAGAAAACCATACACTGGTTTTCtcaagggtgtataaagccatatacattggtgaacaacttgataactgataatattatgGTAATATTGGATTCAAAGTAACAATGAAATGCCATTATTTAGCAGGACTTGACTATGCATCGCCATGGCTACTGGAATGACAGTCATTGCCAGTGGATAAAACCCACTCGCTGCATAACATCACTCAGTGGAAATGCTGTAATTTTTTCTCAATTGTGTTTTGTCAACATTGTGAACACATCGCTTAAACTTTGCAGTTATTAAAACCCAGCAACTGAATCAGACTTAATTTCATGAATAATTATCTAACTTGTAAGACACAGGTGTTGTGCTCTCTGTGTCATTTCTAGTTAACATTTGCACTCCTGCATTGCTGGCAACTGTAATATACAGTTCCACTGTGCCCAGAGGTAACAATGCTGCATATTCCAgtagagagaaaaagaaagaaaggggtGAAGGGGGGAAAAACCAAAACACTTACTTTTGTGTGACTGTCGTCTGCTCCATAACTACAAGATGCTGCTGGCAACCAGAGAGGAAAGCGGGTGAGACGAGGAGAGCAGGGAGTCAGCAGGCAGAAAGAGGCGGAGTGACACTTTCACACTGAGAGGGAGTGTGCCGGAGCAGATAAACCAACAGTTGGACGGCTCGGCAGCAAAAGCTGTGTGAAAGAGATAAGTGTTGTagttgtcttgtgtgtgtgtgtgacattacTGTGCCCCCTGCTAACACAGCAAATACAGACACAACAGGATGCATGACGACAGATGTTATCCATTAAATAATCACACCACATATGTTTCCCCAGGTGAACGTGTGCATACTTCCACAAAAGCTAACCAGGAGTTCCGAACAGGTTGAAATCTTGCAACGCGTTATCGCTTATTTGCAGGAATATTTGTAGAATACGACAGCCATGCACTTTATTAATAATCATCTTTAAGCATCCAAAATTACTGTCTTCTGCCTCAAACGCAACCAACAAATCAATTTGTTTGAACCAAAACATTCAATAACCACTCGTATTGTTCATCATTCCTATTACATTGATTTCATGACAAAAGATGCACAGTAAATGTCAGACTCACCCCTGAAGCACAAACACGGAGCTGTGCAGTGAGGAGCTAGTGCGTGAAAGAAGCACAACCCACAGGTACCTGCAGCTCCTGTTTTGACAGGATCATCGCCAGTCATGCATTTCCCGTGTTCTGACATTGACCTTTCAATTGAGAATATGAGAGTTTGTGTGCACGATGAAGCGGGATGGACTTATGGGGCTGCAGAGGGGAACATGCACACCCGTGCATATCTAAGTCATAACAATGTATTGCTGTTTAAAAGTCCTCACATGTGCAACAAAGGGGCTGAGGTTATTTGGGGTACATAAATTGTAAGTCGATTATCACTGAGgcttagaaatgttcaaaaactgCTGATAGGGTTTGTTAATGAACAAACTATTTGGAAGTTAACTGCAAGGCTTTAATCAGGTGTAGGTGCATGTCTGTCGTAAAGGCAGGCTCACTGTCTCAAAATCACAGCACATAATCATAATACTAACCACAAATTGTCAGCTTGTCTACCAGCTACTGCTTTTAGATTTTGTTTCACACTGGCAGGTTTGTCACAAACTGTTTTCCATCGGCATATTGTTTACGACAGCTAATAATGATGTGCAGTTTTCTGCAAGAATGCTAGACATATTTGCAAGTCAGCACACCTTCTGCCATTATTCTG
This genomic window from Thalassophryne amazonica chromosome 9, fThaAma1.1, whole genome shotgun sequence contains:
- the plac8l1 gene encoding PLAC8-like protein 1; translated protein: MEQTTVTQKPGLSVTKASTFECQGMRDFILQSNDNWGSNNNPVVTQPGLGVTKTTITTITQTGGDWSTGLFDICRDKTTCIVGTLMPCCLELSLAHQYGECLCLPVLPGTTFAMRVGIRERYKIRGNVCEDWITVYCCYPVAVCQMIREMKQRMKTQTYHVSTALECS